The DNA region CTGATATAAGTTTAACCTTCAAAAGAATATTAGCTGTCTATTGGTGGAAGTGTAAATCCTTCAACagcaaaaatgcaaaataaataataaaagacaTCAATAAAATGGTAGGTGAAGTAGATTATGTACCCTGTATAAATCACTCCATCTCCACCCCATTTCACACAAGTGATAGCAAGTGTATGACCACTAAGACAAATAACGCATTTCCTCAATGTAGCATCCCATATTCGTGCATCACCATCTTTACTGGCACTTACAAAGCGGCGACATGGAGCACTGAGGTGTACAGGTTCCCAGGAAATACCAGTTATCCATTTCTTGTGGCCCtgaaacaaaatcaagtatAAACCATTTAAGTTGAAGGGATATAAGCAATTCAAATATGACCTTTAATCTGACCCACTGCAACAAAATGAGGAAAAGCAAAATGAAAAGTTTGAAtgagtaatttatttattcatttataaacACAGTCACACACGCATATGTAGGGAGGGGGAACATAGCATGCACAAGCATAGATGAATGTCAACACTCTCATAACTGTAGGATGGTTGGGGAATTGGAAAGACATTATAAACAAAACTGAAGTTCACCGTCCCCATTACTCATTATCCTTCTGGAAGTACTGGATTTAAAATACATTTGCAATTGTGTCAAGAAAGATTCATGCCCAAGGAAGTTCAGATATGTAGTCATTGTGCCACAAGTTTCTATTAGGACATACCAAAGAGGTGCACACCCTGTTGCAGGTCAAGCCCCTGTTGCAGGTCAAGATGTTGCTTAAAAAGTCACAATTCCTAGAGTTGGTTAGCAAGTCATAAGTTAAGCATCAAAGTGTTGCTTTGGAAGTGGAAATTCGTAGAGGAGTAGAGGTGGTTAACAAGCCATAAGAAAGTCAAGTTGCTAATGAGATAATGTTAAGGGAAAAGGGAGAGCAAATCTTAAGTCTGGTCATGATTGGTTGGATCAAGCACCATGCCTGGTGGAAAATTAAGGCATCAATTTATTATAGGTTTATCACCACTAAAAATCATTTCATGATAATATTATATCAACTTGAAAAGAAGTAGGATGTGCAATGGTGAAAGAGTAACGGAACCAGTGATCTCAACAGTTAAACAAAGGCACTCAAATGGAGACTTACAGTAAGAGGATTGCCCAAAGGGTTCCCAGTCTGTGGATCCCAGCATATAAGCTCCCCAGTTTTACTTCCACTCACAAGGTATTTACCATCAGGTGACCACGCGATACAAAGAACCCAGTTTTTATGACCTAGTAGCAGAGAGAATATGTTGCCACTTTAGTTTATGAAATATACCTCAAATTGATCAAATTGCAATCTCAAGGCTGGTCAACCTAAGTAGCCCCTGCTGCATGCCCAGGTTGAAATGTGCATTGCGTAAGTGCAACGAGTGTGGAGCAAGATTTTGTGTCTAACCTTTACATGTGAACAATGGTGTTTGGGTATTCAAATCCCATAATCGAACCGTGGTATCACCTGAGCCACTTGCCAACTGCTGTCCGTCAGGGCTGAAGGCCACTGAAAGTACAGCTTCGGTATGACCTGCAATTAACATCACAATACAAGGAATTATTTCATATAAATGCAaaacacagatatatatatttactaatttgCAATGCCGAGTAAAATATTgacataaataaaataggaaataacTATGGTCCAAAGAAATCTTAACACAAAATTCACAAAGTTAAAGCTGCAAATAATTGATTTAAATTCTTGATAGAAACATAGTCTTGAGTGAAGAATcacatgaaaaagaaaaaaaaatgtttatgcaaGTATAGTTTTCTGACTATCAATAATGTTCAGTAATGACCAAAGACAGAAAATTAAATACCAGCAATTGTTGCAGAACATCGGGTTACAGGACGGATCCGGAAAACTGCTTGAGGTTGATATACTATAGTCAAGACTTTCTCAACAGAAACTGCAAATATATTCATTAAAAGAAAGTTTCAATTTAGATTATAGTGTTAGTTACGTTTCTTAAAAACAAGGAATAAGTTTGAATAGTTCACTCTGGGATCCAATTACCTTTGTTCTTTTCTAAATATGAACCAAGATGCACCACCAGCTCTTGGTCTGAGATATAAAATGCATAAGGCAATTTTTCATCCTGAATATAAGAAATGTCAGAGGGTGCAACTTACAAAGCCATATAATGTAAAAGCAAGTCATCGTCCTAGGCTTCAAAAACATATCCTACAAACTCCAAAAATCACACAGCCAGAAAACTCCTATGTTTAAGCGTGACAGCAGATAAAATGGTTACCACCATTGGTTTTGTGAGTTTATCATCCCCTGCTTGcaactaaaatctaaataattgAACCACACTGGTGTGCCCATGTTCTGGACATTATTGCATTCAAATTGGGTATATTAATGACATACCAACATTTAAGCTTATcccaaaaataacaaaataaataacattatatatcaTCTTCTCTTAGTTGAACTTACCCTTCACTACATGCAAGTAATTTTCACGAACAAAAAAACAGCAAGTTTAGAATTTTGCTAAAAAAACAAACCTGGTTAGTTAATATTATTTCAACTTACGTTGTTAAGAAGCTTGTTGACCATTTGATTGAGCTCTTTGGGACCAGCGATTTCGGGAAGGTACATCGAAGTTCCAAGTGGAGTACCCTCCGGGTCTGTCAACCGACACATGACACTACTCGTGGAATCTCTGAGCAACGGAATGGGAGTTTCCACGTCCATTGCTTCGGACATTTTTTGCTGCAAAATCAAGCTTCAGGAGTTACCAAGATGTCTCAAAGAGGCAGTCAGGGAGTTGTGAAGGCAAAGGGTGGCACTAATTGGTAGAGCAACAGAAAATGAAGCTTTTAGGGTTTGACAGCGTTTTAATCTTTTAGAACGGTCaattttcatttgtattttAGATGAATTGTAGTTTTAACCCCccttatacaaaaataaatagtaGAGCTATCAATGAGAGCTGGCGGGGCAGGCCCGTCAAAGCTTGCCAAAGCCCACCTTCATGATGGGACGAGCTAAAAAGCCCGTCAAATGCAGGCCCTAAGAAGGGCCAGCCAGCCCTGCCTCCTTAGGCCCACGGGAACGGCGGGGCCAgccagaattttttttttttaatataactatgTTAATCTAGAGGGCTTCGGGCTGTCCATGTCGGGTTGCCGGGCTTATTATATCTGGAGggctatttatatttaaaacatgttattttgtgaaatttataatgagttatatatatgtaaaatattttgtgatttagttataaaatttgttttaaaagatAGTTTACTTTGTTATGACTTATCTagtcaatgtagtttagaaGTTCTATTGTGCGTCATTGTATTCaaattaatctttaaaaaaaaaacttgaaattgatctaactaacaaaaaaagtatttataaatatggtATCAATAGAGAAGTGtctaatttataatgtgttttccatTCAAAcaattttatccaattaattatgttttagttatgaatatcatttatcacgttttaatgtgttttatttattgcTCACAATAAGTAAGATGTCATGCTCTGCTCTTATttgtaagttttattttgtaaatttttattaataattagtgtattatttactataaatctataataacAATGTGATTGTCTATAACCATACTtggttttaaattgtttattcatttttataaagtataattctttatttatgaaaacaccaatgttgttattaattattttgcatttactAAAGAATCTAGAGTTgttttcattataattattgtgtACGCAAAAATGTTAAGATCGAATTTTCTATTCCAAACTTCGGATATTTTCGTTCTTTTTTGAGTATTCTCACTATCATTTATATCAATtccattcacactttgaaaagAGATTTCTTTTatacctaaaaataaaataagagtataaaaaatataattgtgaaCTTACCCCACTGGAGACTGCACTACTGCCTGCTGGAGCCTGGAAGAGTGGAAGTCCCGCCTGCACttcatacaaaattacaaataagaagTCAAAATTTTGGATTAAGGAATTAACCAATAATCATACATTATGacattatatactttgaaattgcTAGTGCAAATGTGCAATATAGTATAGCTATTAGCTTCTCTGTAAGGAGTGTAAGCcattaaattaagtaattaaccAATCCATTTTTCAAAGTAAAAAAACATACACAGAGCCGCACAGAGCtgacaaaaataaatacataattagttaattacaaTTAACCTTTTGGAGTTTTGGTACAACAATGGTTTCAAATGGTCTGGACTCTGGAATGTAGCGACGACGGGCGGTGACTCCTGTGAGCAGCAGGCGGCGGGCGTCGTGCGGCGAGCGTCGGGCGGTGACCGGCAGGAGGCGGGTAGCGGGCGGTGCTCCAGTGAGCGTTGGGCGGCGGACTGCGGTGATCAGCTGCCGGCGGGCTTGCGGGCGTTGCGGCAGTGCGGAGTGCGGACTTCTGCGAATCTGCCGCTGCGGGAAGTACAAAACTGAAATTTGGATGCTTGGAGCCTTAGAGGAGTTGGAGC from Ipomoea triloba cultivar NCNSP0323 chromosome 6, ASM357664v1 includes:
- the LOC116022824 gene encoding notchless protein homolog — encoded protein: MSEAMDVETPIPLLRDSTSSVMCRLTDPEGTPLGTSMYLPEIAGPKELNQMVNKLLNNDEKLPYAFYISDQELVVHLGSYLEKNKVSVEKVLTIVYQPQAVFRIRPVTRCSATIAGHTEAVLSVAFSPDGQQLASGSGDTTVRLWDLNTQTPLFTCKGHKNWVLCIAWSPDGKYLVSGSKTGELICWDPQTGNPLGNPLTGHKKWITGISWEPVHLSAPCRRFVSASKDGDARIWDATLRKCVICLSGHTLAITCVKWGGDGVIYTGSQDCTIKVWETSQGKLIRELKGHGHWVNSLALSTEYVLRTGAFDHTSKNFSSPEEMKKVALERYNKMRGNAPERLVSGSDDFTMFLWEPAVSKHPKTRMTGHQQLVNHVYFSPDGQWIASASFDKSVKLWNGISGKFIAAFRGHVGPVYQISWSADSRLLLSGSKDSTLKVWDIRTKKLKQDLPGHADEVFAVDWSPDGEKVASGGKDRVLKLWMG